Within Deltaproteobacteria bacterium, the genomic segment GATGCCTGCGATGCCACTGTCCATGCGGACAAGCTACCACACCGGCAGGGGAATCGCCATGGACGTCCCCCTCTCGCTCTGGTAGGAAGGCGTCAGGCTGAGAGCTCTCATCGTCGCTCAACCAGGGAAGCGAGCTGCGCCCCGGCACATGTCTGCTTGCCCGCATTGCGAGGTCCAGGTCAGTCCCGCGGACGTGTTCTGCAAGAGCTGCGGTGCCCGTCTGGTGCGCGGAGGAGGGCCGCAGCAGGCTCCCGGCGCCGGACCGGAGCCGGATCTCGAGGAGGACGGGTCCGCGGCGAGAGGCCCGTCGACCAAGCTGGTGCTCGTGCTCCTCCTCGATCTCTGCTTGCTCGGGGCGTCGGCGGCGCTGGTCTACGCCACGCTCTCGCGGTTTCGCCCGTCGTCCGGGACGGGAGGGGCGACCGGCCCGGCCGACGCGGCGGAGGTACGCGCTCCGAGAGATGCCGGCGTTGCCGATGCCGCTCGTGCACGGCCGGACGGACACCTGCGCGATGCGGCCCGACGGTGGGACCTCCGAAGTGTTCGCGGGCGCGGCAAGGGGGGCGGTCGTCGCGTCGGACCGGACCCGCTTCCGCTGCCCCTCGACGGAAACAGGCTGGATGCGGCGGGCCCGGTGGGAGCGGCCGATGCGGCCCCCCCGGTGGCGGTGGACGCGGCGGCGCCGTCCACGTCACCGGACGCGGCAGGTAGCTCCGGCCTCGTCCCCGCGCTGCGCTCCCCGGTGCGCCGGTAGGCGCGGAGTTGCCGGTTTTCGGCTACGCTCGGGGGCGAGCACCCACGGCCTCTTCCAGACCCTGGGGAGCGCGCGCGAAGGAACGAGACGGGGACATGACGCGCGCGGGCGCTGAGGAAAGGAAGCCAGGATGAGCACACTCTTCGAGCTTCCCGACGCACAGCGGGAGGCGCTGCGGGGGATCGAGGTGCTGCTCGTCGACCGCGATGAGCGGGTGCGAGACGGCTTCCGCAAGCTCTTGGCCTCGGCGGGGGTGCTGGTCACGGCGACGGAGGACGACGCGCGGGCCCTGGAGTGGGCGCGCGAGAAATACTTCTCGGTCGCCGTGGTGGACGTGGACACGCCCGCTCACGACGCCGGCCTCGGGCTTCTGCGCGAGCTTCGTGCCGCCTCTCCCGCCACCGCCGTGGTGTTGCTCTCCGCGCGGCAAACCTTCGACATCGCAGCCGACGGTTTCCGCGCAGGCGCCGCCGACGTGGTGGCCAAGTCGCCGGAGAACGTGAGCTACCTGACCGAGCAGGTGGTGAAGCTCTGCCTGCGCTCGGCCAAGACGGAGACCCGGGACAGGCTGCTCTCCGAGGTGCTGGACGTACACGAGCAATTCCTCAAGCGCCTCATCGACGCCACGCGCCGAGCGGCCATGGCCGAGGAGGCGGCGGGCGGCGGGTCGCAGGTGACCGCAGACGTTCGCGAGTGCGTGGTGCTCGTCGTCGACGACAACCCGCGCAACGGCCCGTCGATGCAGGCCGCTCTCGGCACGACGACCGGCTACAGGGTCTTCACGGCGCTCACTGGCGGAGAGGCGCTGGACTTCGTGGGGCAGCATCGCTTTCAGATCGCCCTCGTGAAGGAGGGGCTGCCGGACCTGCCGAGCAGCATGGTCATCAAGAGCCTCAAGGGGGAGGTTCCCGACGGCATCGTGCTGGTCTACCTCCCGCCGGGGGAGACGCCCGGCCGCGTCGAGATCGTGCAGGAGAACAGCCAGCACCTGGTCCTGATTCCCGAGTTCACCGACGGAGACCAGCTCGTGGGGCAGATGCAGGAACTGCGAGAAGCCTACGTGGCCAAGGTGCGAGAGCGGCGCTACCTGCAGTTCTTTCGACGCGAGCACTACGACTTCCTGCGCCGCTACGTGGAGCTCCGTCAAAAGATCACCGCGCTGCTGCCCCCGGGCAAGACGGCGCCTGCCGAGTAGCCGATGCACGACGAGATACGCCCGCTGATGGTCGGGATCGCCGGTGGAACCGGTTCGGGGAAGAGTACCGTGGCTCGCAAGATCGCGGCGGGTCTCCCCTCGGGAGCGGCGGTGGTCCTCGAGCACGACGCGTACTACCGCGATCACTCCGAGGTCCCGCACGTCGATCGTGCGCTGCTCAACTACGATCATCCCGACGCGCTGGACAACGAACTGCTCGTCCGCCACCTCGGCGAGCTGCGCTGCGGCCGGGGGGTCGACGTTCCGATCTACGACTTCAAGACGCACGCGCGGCGGGCCGAGACGCGCCGCGTGGAGCCGGCGCGGGTCATCATCCTCGAGGGGATCCTCGTCTTCGTCGAGGAGTCGATACGCGCGCTCCTGGACATGAAGATCTTCGTGGACACCGACGCGGACATCCGCATCATGCGCCGCGTGCGGCGGGATATCGAGGAGCGCGGACGCGACTTCGCGAGCGTGCGGGAGCAGTACTACCGGACCGTGCGTCCCATGCACCAGCAATTCGTGGAGCCGTCGAAGCGTTGCGCCGACCTCGTGATCCCCGAGGGGGGCGAGAACCGCGTCGCCCTCGACACGATCGTCGGCAAGCTGCTCTACGTGCTGTCGAGCTAACCGCTTACATCAAGATGCCGCCGCCGCCGGTCGGGGCCGGCGCTCCGTCGGCGGAGGCCGGTGCCCCGGCGTCCGCGGGCGGGGCGGAGGGGGGCCGCGCACCCGTCGTCGGGGGTGAGGTGCCGGGCGCGTGCGGAGCGACGGTCGGCGAGGCGCCCCGTGGAGGAGCTCCAGGTGCGGGAGTCCCGAGGCCGGTCGCCGGGGGGCCCGGTGTGGGCGAGATGGCGCGCAGCAGGCTTTCGACGTGGGCGATCCAGTCCCCGAGATCCTCGTAGCGCCGGGGGTTCAGCCTCTGCGCTTCTTGCAGGCGCCCGAGGGACGCACGCAGCTCGGTCTCTGCGCGCGCGAGCCCGGCACGTCCTTCGCGATACACCAGCTCGGCCTGGAGCTCCTGCACCTCGGTGCGGCGCGTCCGGTGGGCCTCGAGGCGCGTGAGCCGCAAGGCCTGGTGGAGCTGGTCGCGCACGGCGGCAAAGTTGGGCGTGCCCGGGCTGGAGAGGGCGCGTCGCGCCTGCGCGACCAGAAATTCGACGACGGCGGCCTCGGCCTCCTCCTCGACGCCGAAGTGCTGCTCGGGGCAATCCACTCCCGCGGGCACCTTGAGGCCCGAGAAGGCGCCGGTCCCCGCCTCGAAGCCGAAGGGCAGGGGCATCCCTCGCCCGCGCTGGAGCTCGAGCCGGCCGTCGCTGCACACCACGCGGTAGCGACTTCGATTGCGCAGGCTCATGCCGAAGAGGAACACGATGACGACCGCCGTTCCCGCGAGCACCCACCCCCAAACCGGCAGCCCGAATGGGCGCCGCCGGTCGCGGTGGCGACGCGGCTCGTCGACGTCGTCTTCCTCGTCACCTGGTTGAGGTCGTCGCGGGCGGCCGGTGCTCACGCCTGGTGGGGGCGAGTCCCAGCCGCGGGCGATCGATTCTCGTGCGGCGCGCGCGCGGTCTCCCCGGTCGAGGAGCGTGGGATCGACCTCCACCTTTGGCGGGCCCTGCGTCCCTGCGGAACCGACCGGCCCTCCTGAGGGCGTGGTCTGGGCGCCGGGCCTCGCCTCGCTCCCCAGCTCCGAGTCGTCGCGGAGCCCCACCGGGGGCAGAGGTCGCGCTCCGGGGCCCAGCCCGTCGGGCGGCAAGTCCAGCTCCTCCTCCTCGGCGAGAGGGGCCGGTGCGTCCTGCGTGCTCGCGGCAGAGTCCGCCGCCGAGATCGGCGCCGGGACAGCTCCAGCGGCTGACGGCGCGGGAGAGGGCACCGCCTCGCCGGAGCGAGGGCTCGGCTCTTCCGATGGTGCTTGCGGGTCGCGCTCGCTCATATCCGGGTAGCAGGAGCATACCTGCTTCCGCGCGGCTCAGCCAACGGCCCCGAGGAAAGGCCCCCGAGGCTCAGGGGCACTCACACGTACGCGTTGTTCATGATCTCGCCGAAGCCGCCGCCCCCCGGGATGATGTAGCCGTTCTCGTTGAGACCGCGCTCCCGGTCCCAGTACTGACCGGGGGCGGCCGCGAGCACCTCCTCGGGAGACAGCCCGCGGTCGAGGCGGTAGGCGTAGACCAGCGTATCCGGGCTGGCTTCGGCCAGCCGTCGGATGTACTCGGGGGTCACGATCAGGTTGAGCGTGATGACGCGCGCCGGCTTCCCGGGGACGTGCTGGCGGTAGTGCTCGAGGAGCGTGACCAGCGTCGCCCCCGTGGCGCCCATCGGGTCGGGGATGATCAGCGTCGTGTTCTCCACGGTCCCGCCGATCTTCGCGCCGTGGATCGCCGCCCCCTGCACCTGCCCGCTGGCGTTGGTCGTGCGATTCATGAGCATGTGGTCCTGGCGCACCCCCGAG encodes:
- a CDS encoding uracil phosphoribosyltransferase gives rise to the protein MRGEIGHHYGPQVHILDDPLALTLLAKLCAEETVQPKINRLVEALYRQMVCAVAARELPTMEVRVPTRMVRANPAALWKGRIVDPHAKVAVVCVARAGIFPAQVCYDFLNEILEPSGVRQDHMLMNRTTNASGQVQGAAIHGAKIGGTVENTTLIIPDPMGATGATLVTLLEHYRQHVPGKPARVITLNLIVTPEYIRRLAEASPDTLVYAYRLDRGLSPEEVLAAAPGQYWDRERGLNENGYIIPGGGGFGEIMNNAYV
- a CDS encoding zinc ribbon domain-containing protein; this encodes MSACPHCEVQVSPADVFCKSCGARLVRGGGPQQAPGAGPEPDLEEDGSAARGPSTKLVLVLLLDLCLLGASAALVYATLSRFRPSSGTGGATGPADAAEVRAPRDAGVADAARARPDGHLRDAARRWDLRSVRGRGKGGGRRVGPDPLPLPLDGNRLDAAGPVGAADAAPPVAVDAAAPSTSPDAAGSSGLVPALRSPVRR
- the udk gene encoding uridine kinase; this translates as MHDEIRPLMVGIAGGTGSGKSTVARKIAAGLPSGAAVVLEHDAYYRDHSEVPHVDRALLNYDHPDALDNELLVRHLGELRCGRGVDVPIYDFKTHARRAETRRVEPARVIILEGILVFVEESIRALLDMKIFVDTDADIRIMRRVRRDIEERGRDFASVREQYYRTVRPMHQQFVEPSKRCADLVIPEGGENRVALDTIVGKLLYVLSS
- a CDS encoding response regulator, with amino-acid sequence MSTLFELPDAQREALRGIEVLLVDRDERVRDGFRKLLASAGVLVTATEDDARALEWAREKYFSVAVVDVDTPAHDAGLGLLRELRAASPATAVVLLSARQTFDIAADGFRAGAADVVAKSPENVSYLTEQVVKLCLRSAKTETRDRLLSEVLDVHEQFLKRLIDATRRAAMAEEAAGGGSQVTADVRECVVLVVDDNPRNGPSMQAALGTTTGYRVFTALTGGEALDFVGQHRFQIALVKEGLPDLPSSMVIKSLKGEVPDGIVLVYLPPGETPGRVEIVQENSQHLVLIPEFTDGDQLVGQMQELREAYVAKVRERRYLQFFRREHYDFLRRYVELRQKITALLPPGKTAPAE